The Nostoc sp. 'Peltigera membranacea cyanobiont' N6 genome contains the following window.
ATCGGTTTATAACTGTTTTGATTAATCGTGCTAAAAACATCTTCATAGGAGGCCCTGTTTTCGGGCTTGACTTTACCCAACATAACAGCATCCTGCAATACCATGAAAGCATTAAAGTCTTCTAAATCGTATCTAGTTGTTAGCAACTGCCGCAGTTGATTTTCTGCTTTTATTGTCAAATAACCTGTGGATAGGGCTTGTTGAACAATTTGACTAATTTTGGGTGTTTTATTGGTTTCCTCCATAGACTCGATAAATTCATATCTATTATTCTTACTGATAGGGTCGATCCCTATTAAATCTGTATCAAACTCATAAATGCTGGGTTCTTCGAGCATCAGGCGATCGCACGGGATTTTATCTGATAAGATTGCATTTGCCATCATCCCTGTATGAATCTCCACTTGACCTTTTCGCGGAGCTTCAAAAACTAAACGTTGTCCAGGGAAAACAACCCTTTCAAAATACCAGTTGGGAATATTGGAGATGCGAGCTACCTGTATTTTGCTCGTGGCATTAATGTAGCAGCAGAGAATTTTCCCCGATTGCTCAGGTGGTAAAGGATCTAATATTTCAGCCATAACTGTTAAGGGGCTTGACACCATAATACACTTGTACATCAGCCAAGCTAACTTTGCTGTTTCAAGAAAGGGGTCACTGTGGTCGGGTAGCAAGACTATATCGCTATAATCCTGCTACCCGACCACGCTGATGCCAGTGTCCAAACTAACCCTGATTAAAAAACTAAAGTAGAAATTGCATTTTCTTTCTGCTGCTCAGTCACACCCAAATATCGCTCCAGGGCTGCAAGTGAGCGATGACCACTGATAGATTGAATGTGGCGCAGGGGTACTCCTGAATCACTCATCCACGTTAACGCCGTCCGCCGAAAGCTGTGGGAAGACATTCCCTTTTCATCCAAATCCACCCGCCGCAGTGCCTCACGTAATATTCGGTCAGCACTGGCCTTATGGATATGCCCCAGCCCGTGACGACCGGGGAACAAATGAGGATTTCTCCCTTTTAACTCAATACTATATTCTTATAAAAATTCCTTCAGTTTGGGATGTATAGGGTATTGAGCCGAGATACAAGTAAAAAGCAGCAAGATGGTCTGGAAACTCTTGCTATGTATAGGGTTCAGGCATTTTTAAGTAAAATTGGCTCTATAGCGTAAATCTTGGGTATGTATCGCTACAAGAACTAGAGTTTTTATTAATTTTATTTACAGGTTTTACAGGTTGAACGATGAATATCTTTCGCAGTAAAACCCATTAAACTCTTACAGGCAATGGATTACAGCCCCAAGTATTAGCCTCCTACCACAGAGTATTTATAATTCTCTTTGGTAGGCGAAAAGCAAATATGGGGTCAGAAGTGCCAGTGCATTCATGCACAAATTCTCATTAGACATGAAAAACAATAGAACGTATATATAGCAACGCTTTCCAGACCATCTTGCAGGTTTTTACACGTATCTCGGCTCAATACCTTATATCTGCCATTGGTATGCCATTGAAATGCCATTCATATTCCTTATATTTGCCTTTAAAGAGAAATCCTTGTAAATACCTTATAAATGCCATTGATTAGAGATATGGACAATCAGTAAGTTTTTGGTAGATTTGTTAATAATTTAACTTACAGTTTCAAACCCTCCTGCTTTTTGCTTAATTGAGATGCGCTCAATACCTGCTGGCTAACGTTCGCGATCGCCGGACTCAGACCAATACTGCTACTATACTCCAAAGTTCCGGTGCATTCCGGTTGTTAGGCATCTTCATCGGCGACCGGGACAGCAATATCGAAATGAAGCACATCTTCGCGTACCCCAAGCTTTGTGTAGAGTGCAATCGCAGGGTCATCCCCGATGTCCGCCTGCACGAAAATAACATCATTGCAATGCGAGTATGTATTGGGAACTTCCTCAATACGTATAACTATTCCATTACTGAATCGGCACTCTAGTTTTGATGATTTTCGTATCGTCTTCCCCTCTGTCACGGTGGTTGACCTACTGAGGTAGGGGAACCGTGAAAGGAGGGCAAGTTTGTTGCCGCACCTGGGGGGCGCGTTTTTTCTCAAGAGAAAAAATGTCCGGACAGCAACATAGCTTGCTACTCACCAAAGGTTTTTTTGGGCTACTCAAATTAAAAACATCAGTGCATTGAGTTGGCATTTAAGTGGCACTGAATTGGCATTTTTTGACCATTCTATTGTCAATAAGCTTAGTTATTGATAAAAACAATATATACATAATGTATGCAGTGGCGTTAAATTGGCGCTCAATTGAGATTGAATTGGCGCTCAAGTGACGCTTACAGCAATTTTCAGGTAATTGAACCACAAACTAAGTTAGACTGAAGAGATAATATTGTATGAATAGATGCCAGTATCTTACTCAAAGGATTTGCGTGAGCGTGTGATTATGGCGTGGGAAGCGAAAGAAGGCTCTCAACGCCAGTTGGCACAAAGATTCAAAGTGAGTTTGTCATTTGTAAGAAACCTACTGCGTCAGTATCGGGTAAATGGACAAATCGAGGCAAAACGACGTGGAGGATATCAAAAGCCAACGATTCAAAACGAGCATCTGGGCTTTATCCAGTCTTTAGTTGAGGGAAAAAATGATTTGCTACTTAGAGAATTATGCGATCGCTATGCAGAACGCACAGGGCTTAGTGTAAGTATTACTACAATGCATCGTGCGGTAGAAAAATTAGGCTTGCGGTGTAAAAAAAAAGTCTTTACGCCAGCGAGCAAGATACCCCAAGAGTACAAGAGTTAAGACATGACTATCGTCGAACTTTAGATAAAATTGATGTTAGAAACCTGATATTTGTCGATGAGGCTGGATTGAGTTTATCAATGTCACGCTTGTTTGCTAGAGCAGTGAATGGTGAAAGAGCAGTTGGCAGTATACCTGGAAACAAGGGTGGAAACGTTTCTTTGATTGGTGCTTTAAGCCTTGATGGACTGGTTGCAGCGATGACTGTACCAGGAAGTACAAATACTGATGTATTCCTCACTTATGTAACTGAGATATTAATACCTCAGTTATGGAAAGGGGCGATCGTGGTCATGGATAATCTCCGGGTTCATCACGCCGAACGTGTAAGAGTTGCAATTGAGTCGGTCGGTGCAAAAGTAAAGTTTTTGCCTCCCTACTCTCCAGATTTATCCCCCATAGAACTGTGTTGGTCGAAACTCAAGCAATTTCTTCGTTC
Protein-coding sequences here:
- a CDS encoding tyrosine-type recombinase/integrase, whose translation is MFPGRHGLGHIHKASADRILREALRRVDLDEKGMSSHSFRRTALTWMSDSGVPLRHIQSISGHRSLAALERYLGVTEQQKENAISTLVF
- a CDS encoding helix-turn-helix domain-containing protein — encoded protein: MPVSYSKDLRERVIMAWEAKEGSQRQLAQRFKVSLSFVRNLLRQYRVNGQIEAKRRGGYQKPTIQNEHLGFIQSLVEGKNDLLLRELCDRYAERTGLSVSITTMHRAVEKLGLRCKKKVFTPASKIPQEYKS